Proteins from a genomic interval of Diceros bicornis minor isolate mBicDic1 chromosome 34, mDicBic1.mat.cur, whole genome shotgun sequence:
- the LOC131397475 gene encoding endothelial zinc finger protein induced by tumor necrosis factor alpha isoform X8 encodes MKESDLKEHILEGRPSVGVVAEGPLRNGAWGSTFEGAWTWGDRVERQQRSAEGRLERLEISGDSASECREFEALTNRSSTLVPPQPGEPGEEGARPFAMRGKDCSGNPDRSPPSRSYDCGECGKAFSRSSSLMKHQRIHTGEKPFACAVCGKQFLERSSLTIHQRVHTGEKPYACGDCGKAFSQRMNLIVHQRTHTGEKPYACGECGKAFRKTSSLAQHERTHTGEKPYACGDCGKAFSQNMHLVVHQRTHTGEKPYVCGDCGRAFSQNMHLTEHQRTHTGEKPYACGDCGKAFNKSSSLTLHRRNHTGEKPYVCSACGKAFSQSSYLIQHQRFHRGVKPFECSACGKAFSKNSSLTQHRRVHTGEKPYECPVCRKHFAGRSSLVVHQLGHTGEKPYRCGECGKAFSQSAYLIEHQRIHTGEKPYRCGQCGKAFIKNSSLTVHRRIHTGEKPYRCGQCGRTFSRNTNLTRHLRIHT; translated from the coding sequence ATGAAAGAATCGGATCTGAAAGAGCACATTTTGGAAGGCAGACCGTCGGTTGGGGTGGTTGCGGAAGGACCTCTGAGGAATGGTGCCTGGGGTTCCACCTTTGAAGGAGCGTGGACGTGGGGTGACCGAGTGGAGAGGCAGCAGAGAAGCGCAGAGGGCCGTCTGGAGCGCTTGGAAATTTCCGGGGACTCGGCCTCCGAATGTCGTGAGTTCGAGGCCCTCACCAACCGGAGCTCCACCCTGGTCCCCCCACAACCAGGCGAGCCAGGAGAAGAGGGGGCCCGACCGTTCGCCATGCGTGGAAAGGACTGCTCAGGTAATCCAGACCGCAGTCCGCCCTCCAGGTCCTACGACTGCGGTGAGTGCGGCAAGGCCTTCAGCCGTAGCTCGTCGCTGATGAAGCACCAACGGATCCACACCGGGGAGAAGCCCTTCGCGTGCGCCGTGTGCGGGAAGCAGTTCCTCGAGCGGTCGTCCCTCACCATCCACCAGCGGGTCCACACCGGGGAGAAGCCCTACGCGTGCGGGGACTGCGGCAAGGCCTTCAGCCAGCGCATGAACCTCATCGTGCACCAGAGGACGCACACCGGGGAGAAGCCGTACGCGTGCGGCGAGTGCGGGAAGGCCTTCCGGAAGACCTCCTCGCTCGCCCAGCACGAGAGGACCCACACCGGGGAGAAGCCCTACGCGTGCGGGGACTGCGGCAAGGCCTTCAGCCAGAACATGCACCTCGTCGTGCACCAGAGGACGCACACCGGGGAGAAGCCGTACGTGTGCGGAGACTGCGGGCGCGCCTTCAGCCAGAACATGCACCTGACGGAGCACCAGCGCACCCACACCGGCGAGAAGCCCTACGCGTGCGGGGACTGCGGCAAGGCCTTCAACAAGAGCTCCTCCCTCACGCTGCACCGGCGCAACCACACGGGCGAGAAGCCCTACGTGTGCAGCGCGTGCGGCAAGGCCTTCAGCCAGAGCTCCTACCTCATCCAGCACCAGCGCTTCCACCGCGGCGTGAAGCCCTTCGAGTGCAGCGCGTGCGGCAAGGCCTTCAGCAAGAACTCGTCGCTCACGCAGCACCGGCGCGTCCACACCGGCGAGAAGCCCTACGAGTGCCCCGTCTGCAGGAAGCACTTCGCGGGGCGCTCGTCGCTCGTCGTGCACCAGCTCGGCCACACCGGCGAGAAGCCCTACCGCTGCGGCGAGTGCGGCAAGGCCTTCAGCCAGAGCGCGTACCTCATCGAGCACCAGCGCATCCACACGGGCGAGAAGCCCTACCGCTGCGGCCAGTGCGGCAAGGCCTTCATCAAGAACTCGTCGCTCACGGTGCACCGGCGGATCCACACCGGGGAGAAGCCCTACCGCTGCGGCCAGTGCGGCAGGACCTTCAGCCGCAACACCAACCTCACGCGCCACCTGCGGATCCACACCTAG